Genomic window (Tripterygium wilfordii isolate XIE 37 chromosome 11, ASM1340144v1, whole genome shotgun sequence):
CAAGAATTCTACGGGAAGTCAAATTGATGGCCGATGAAGGACTAAGGTTGAGCTCAGTATTGCCTATCTTCAATAGCTTTAGCCTGATAAATAACAAGTAAAGAATATCAATCCCAAACATAGCTTTTGGCATATTATAGGATGAACAACGGGTTGACATGTACTTAAGGAAATCATTATAGTCCCTACCATGTCAATCTTGTCCTTCAAAGCTAAATTCTCTGAATAGAAGTAATAGTAATTATGAAAACATAACCGTAACTGCAACATTATAGAAGAATAAATTAGAATCAAACTTAACTTACAGTGAACAACAAGGTCTCGTGGATAATGCTTCAGGAACTGCTTGGCAGCGAATCTCCAGTTTTGAGCACTGCactaaaatacaaaatttgaaatcaaatcTCAAGCCGAAACATCAACACAACACATTCACAATCAGCCATTCTCTCTTCCATTAAAGCTCAAATCAAGTACAGAAACAAACAAAGACTCACCTGCCAATGATGCCGTTGATCATAATAACCAGGTGCGACGGCGCGTGTGGCTCTCCCTCCACATCAACCTCCATATCAAAATTCCCCTTCTTGTCCGTTTCCGTCCTCAGACACCCAAATTTGGGCAAATACGAAGAACTTTTATTCTTCCTTCTATTATTGGTAATGTCGTTCTTGTTGTTTTTATCATCTTTGTTTGTACTCTTTCCTGTGCCAATCATCTCATCTGATCGTACATCTGGAACTTGATGAGCGGTCCGAGAACCTCCCTCCGACTCCACACCATCCATGGAGAGCCCGAGAAATTCGACAAAAGATTATAAGTTTGGTGTGGGCTGGAGAGGTTTTGCCGTCCAAATGGTTTTGCGCTTGCAATCAGTTATGGATTTGGTAGTTGTAATGGGACCGATCAGTACCCACCCAGATCAGCCCCGTCTCTATTTAATGATCGATTAGACAACGACCCTTGTTTGTTTGTCAAAATTAATTAGAAATCCTAAAATGCCTTCTGGATCTCTCTAGTAACCGGTAACTCTAATCCGGTGGCTGCGCAAAAAAGTTCTAGATGATTGACACGTAATCCTCTTGGATAAtacttttttactttctttttcattttcccttttttgtgtacaaagtattaaaatttaaataccttatagttgaattatttttgattattttggaCAAGTAATTTTGGTCTAAACTCGGGGTAATCAGACCACGCGTATGATGCACAGATTGATAAATTAGGCCGTGAGAATATATCTCACTGAAAATCCAATCAAGAAAACTTCATATGCATGTCTTGTCTTTGACGGAATATCCTAACTTGGTTTTCATTGTTGAAAGTCTCCCTCTTCTTACGTCGGTACCAATTCTTTTGACTTGTCTAACAATGGCGAAGGCAACGGATCTTTCTAGTTATATAACACGTTTGAGTGCAAATCTAGAAGCTTTATAGATTTCAAAGCTTCTAGTATCTAACATCGGTTCCTTTGACCGACTACAGCAATAAGGAAGAAAACACTTCGATTCTCGTTTGTATCACATCAGCCTAAGGAAAGGAATCAATCCACAATGGGCCAATGGGTCACCTCACGAGCTAGGTCAACTAAATTCTTGGGCTTGAAAAGCTTATGAACCATTAGAAGCTTCTGGGCCGGTGTGTCACGTAATGACCGTCTCTGTCTATTGACCATCAATGATGGGCCAGCGTGCCcatcttattttttttgagcgATGATGGGCCGGTGTGCCTGTCTCAGTCCATTCACTCGATGGGCCCTAGGGTGAAATCACTAACAGGCCCATCATTCTAGACTCTCTGGGGCCAATTCACGGATTATCATATATGAAATATCCCTTTTGCTTTCCTTCTTTGTCCTCGGAGAAACCAGTTCCGCTTCCGATCAACTAGAGAAGCCTGCGCCGTTTCCAGGTTTCCGATCCGGTGCGAGGTTTAGGGATTCACCCTGTGCTTTAAAAACTCTTTTTTGGGTCTTTCCTCGAACATTAACCATAGTCAATGGCCTAAAACTTAAAATTTTCTGTTTCCCCATTGGCCTCTATTACATTGAAAACCCAGTTCCACCTAATTTTTAAGAATACACACACATTTGACTTGTAATCCAAGACGACTTCAAGACAAGAGAATGAGGATCTCAAACCTTCTATTACAATTCAAGCATAAAAGGGCAATTGGGTGTCATCCTAATCTGCAATCCAAAGCAAAATATTACACTACAAGTTTCATTTCTGAGGGAATAAATCAAAATTGCTATCagaatctgatttttttttattttttattttttagcgaTTGATGGGTTGTAGATTTGTTTAATTTCGAAAGCAATTGTTGATCTGGTTGGGATAAACCCAGACAGAAGATAACTTGAGACAAAAACTAAGACAGCGGGTTTTGATTAGTTGGTTGTTAAGGTTGATCCGCTGCGCGTTTCGTAGAATTCACTTGAAGTCTTGAAAATCTCCAATAGGACCAATACGGTGCGTATATAATGAGGAAGTTCACCAGATGCTGCTTCACAGGTGGAGCTTCAAGCACTCATCGGAAGCAGAATCGTCCTCAGCCCCAGGTACTCACCGCTGCTCTCTCTTCTTCGCAAGAAAGACCGAATAATGTTCATGCTGATTGcaatttttgatttgattttgtttatttttaatagAAGCTATTTTGCTTGGCTCTTGTGATCGGCTAGAAATCCAGAGAAACCATGGAGAACGCACAGATGAACAATGCCTACGACAATTTTGAGGTATGGgtttttatcatattttattttctgtaaAATAAGCTAATTATGGTATCCGTTGAATCAATCTGTGGATTTTAGCGAAGTCAATCTACCCGGTGCTCTGACAAACCCAAAAAATGATTATTGGAGATTTATGCCTTTCTTTAAGGACGAAATGGAAAAATGCTGACGGTGTATGTAAATGTGGACTGGTTTTTGGAATTCAGCCAGTGCAGATTTTGGGACTTCACAAGTTCTTTTATCTGAAGCACTTAGCTCAAGTCTATTACACAACTTTTagggaaaattttaattttatcacTTCCCCTATTCaatcaagaaattaaaattaGAGACAATTAGTAGAGTAATAAGATATCAGAGTCTGATTACGTGGTCAGAATTCATCCATTAGACATTTGTTCCTGTATTGAATAGCTTTTTATGAAGATAAGAAATGATAGTTTCAGTTTTATTGCAAATTGCTTGACTTATGCCAAGGAAATTGATAGAAGATGATATAGAATACCATGGAACTTTCATACCAGTTAATCATGGCAGGTTTTGATTATTTACCTAAGTTCAGATGACATATTGGCGGTTTGCTTTCTTATATCATTCCAATCATGGGCCTTATACTCATCCCAAAATATTGAAACAAGTCACTACCTGCATTAGTTACTGATCCAAGTCTCGTGGTGCTGCTTCTCCCAACAGATTGTGAACCTAAGTAGCTTAAGTAGCAGCATGGCTACAAATATTGTGACAAACCATGACTTCTCTAGTGGGCTGCATTCTTGGCACCCCAACGGCTGTGATGGCTTTGTAGTTTCAGCTGACTCAGAATGCCGCAAAGGGGTTTCAGAAAAGTCAGTTGGCAATTATGCAGTTGTTACAAATCGTAAGGAATGCTGGCAGGGATTAGAACAAGATATCACAAGCAGAGTTTCGCCAGGTTTCACATATTCAGTATCTGCCAGCGTTGGAGTATCCGGGCCTCTACAGGGATGTTCTGATGTCCTGGCAACTTTGAAACTGGAAAACCGAGATTCAGCAGCCAGCTATTTTTTCATTGGAAAGTACTGCACTTTATTATTCTACTATATCACATCCTTTCAATTCAAATAGTAAACTATACTAATGGCAGTTATACTGCAGAACTTCTGTGTCAAAGGATAAGTGGGAGAAGTTGGAAGGAACGTTCTCATTGTCAACTATGCCTGATCGAGTTGTTTTCTATTTGGAAGGGCCTTCACCTGGAGTGGATCTACTTATAGAATCTGTTGTGGTTATCTCTTCCAGTCCTAGCGAGCTTGAGGTAACTGTACATTTCATCCCATTTCTGATATTTACACTACTTTTAATGAAGGATATGTATATActcaaaaaaatgtaaaatatttgattttttatatgatCAGAGATCATCAAGTATGGCCTAGTTGAAACGGTCTGCAAATTATGTTTATTCAATTTTATTGTGGTAGAGTTTCTGTTTCATCTCTAGAATTTGGTTTTTACGGTTTTTGACTGAAGCACATGTTgaaattttcttcaatttcatagGGTACAAGCACAAAATGTGTCTCTGCTGGAGATGATAACATTAttgtaaaccctaaatttgATGATGGTCTAAATAACTGGTCTGGTAGAGGGTGCAagattgttttgcatgattcCATGGCAGATGGGAAAGTTGTCCCCCAGTCTGGAAAGGTTTTTGCAGCTGCAACAGAACGTACACAGAGCTGGAATGGAATTCAACAGGAGATCACAGGAAGAGTGCAGCGAAAGCTTGCCTATGAGGTTTCTGCTGTAGTTCGAATATTTGGTAACAACATTACGAGCGCTGATGTGCGGACCACTTTGTGGGTTCAAACACCAGATCTCCGTGAACAATATATAGGCATTGCAAAGTaagtttttctctttctctgaCTAATCACAGAGCATTGAATTTTGTTAAACTCTCCCCCGGTTTCATCTATCTTTCGATATTGACCTATTCCCAGTTCTACAGATACCCCCTATATGCAACTTATGTTTTAAGGTTcataattttatgatttttttcattcaaaaattatttatttctatttcttgGGATTTTCCAGAAGGGCAGCATTATTGCTAATTGAGGTTATCTTGTCATTTGCATTTTCTTAAATGCTGATAAgaaaatatatggtttttttccttttttgtagtCTGCAGGCAACAGACAAAGACTGGGTACAGTTGCAAGGAAAATTCCTTCTGAATGGTTCTCCTTCAAAAGTAGTTCTTTATATAGAAGGTCCACCAGCTGGCACTGATATTCTTGTCAATAGTTTGGTTGTAAAGCACGCAGAGAAAATCCCACCTTCCCCTCCACCATCTATTGAGGTCAGTTCAATTAGAATCTGAAATATGATCTGATGATTTTTTAGCACCACAATTTTGTGtttacaaaattttgaattggaaAAGTGTTCTTATTTATTCAAATAATGTTCTTTATCTTGTAGAATCCAGCTTTTGGAGTTAATGTAATCTCGAACAGCGATCTAAGTGATGGAACAAATGGGTGGTTTCCACTTGGTAATTGCACTTTGAGTGTTGGAACTGGTTCACCACATATACTTCCTCCAATGGCAAGGGATTCCCTCGGACCTCATTCTCCTTTAAGTGGTCGCTGCGTCCTTGTGACCAAGCGCACACAGACATGGATGGGCCCTGCTCAGATGATCACAGACAAACTGAAACTCTTTTTGACATACCAAGTATCTGCTTGGGTTCGGATTGGTTCCGGAGCAACTGGTCCTCAAAATGTGAACGTTGCACTTGGGGTGGACAACCAGTGGGTCAACGGGGGACAAGCTGAGATTAATGATGACCGATGGCATGAAATTGGTGGATCCTTTAGAATTGAGAAGCAACCATCCAAGGTCATGGTCTATGTCCAAGGTCCTTCTCCTGGTGTTGACTTGATGGTTGCTGGACTTCAGATTTTCCCAGTCAACCGAGAGGCAAGATTTAGACATTTGAGGAACGAGACTGACAAGGTAATTTCCAGCTACATTTTTTATGGTATTTGACTAACTATACTTCAGAAAGAGTGGAAAAGATGATGGATGTCCGTTTTCAGTTATATACGTGTTGGCTTAACTTCATTAACTTATAACTACAGTGTGTCAGAACTCAGAAGTATATTGGTGACAACCCATTTATTGGAACCAAATTTCTTTCCTTTagttttttgttgatttgttttttGCATTACAATCTCAATAAGAACCAAAAATCATAGACTAGCCATAACTTGTGCTGATATGTGGCATGTTTCTGATGACAGAACTGatcatttgaagtttttttattagttaaaaaaaatcatgctcaatatatatatgtgacaaGTTTTTATGCTTGCGTATTCACCTTGGACGAAGCAAGGCTCTGCAAATGTCTTGGCATTGGCAATTCATTTTCCGCATTGAAGTTTCCTATCCCTGTATTTTACGTTACCTCTTACTTTAATGCAGATTCGTAAGCGTGATGTAATCCTGAAATTCTCAGGAGGGGATTCCAGCAGTTTACTTGGCACCTTTGTGAAAGTTAAACAAACACAAAACAGCTTTCCGTTCGGAACATGCATAAGCAGAACAAACATAGATAatgaagattttgttgatttcctTGTTAAGAATTTTAATTGGGCTGTGTTTGGTAATGAGTTGAAGTGGTATTGGACCGAGCCACAGCAGGGAAAGTTAAATTACAAGGACGCTGATGAGATGTTGGACTTATGTAAGCGCTACAATATAGAAACCCGGGGTCATTGCATTTTCTGGGAAGTACAGGGAACAGTCCAGTCATGGATTCAAGCACTGAACAAGAATGACTTGACGACAGCAGTCCAAAATCGTCTCACCGGCCTTCTCACACGCTACAAAGGGAAGTTCAGGCACTATGATGTGAACAATGAAATGCTACATGGATCATTCTATCAAGATcatttaggtaaagatatccGAGCATATATGTTCAAGACTGCAAACCAACTAGATCCATCAGCCCTTCTATTTGTGAATGATTATCACATTGAGGATGGTTGTGACACGCGATCATCACCAGAGAAGTACATCGAACATGTTCTTGATTTGCAGGAGCAAGGTGCACCAGTTGGAGGTGTCGGAATTCAGGGACACATAGATAGTCCGGTTGGACCCATAGTTAGCTCTTCTCTGGATAAGTTGGGCATTCTTGGTCTTCCAATCTGGTTTACAGAGCTTGATGTATCTTCCATCAATGAATATGTTAGAGGGGATGATTTGGAAGTGATGCTTCGAGAAGCTTTTGCGCATCCTGCTGTGGAAGGCGTCATGCTTTGGGGATTCTGGGAATTGTTCATGAGCCGAGAAAGTTCGCATCTGGTGAATGCAGAAGGTGAAGTTAATGAAGCCGGTAAACGATACCTTCGCCTGAAACAAGAGTGGCAGACTAAAGCTCATGGACATGTTGATGAAAATGCAGAGTTCAGCTTTAGAGGTTTTCATGGGACGTACAGTGTGGAAATTGATACTGTTTCAAAGAAGATTTCAAAGACATTTGTTGTTGAGAAGGGTGACTCGCCATTGGTGGTGTCAATAGCTTTATAATGAACTACTGTCTCTACTCTACTGCCTAACGCCCAACGTGAAGGTCTTGTTCTTCTGTGAGTTGTGAATAAAAGGTCATGCACATGGGTTGTGAATAAAACGTTCTATTTCTCATCATGTTGTAATATTTATTGAAGAAATAATGTGATACTGGTGTTTGTGTAACAAGACTCATCACTTTACAGTTCTATTGCATTATTCAAAATGCTAAGCATtccagtattttttttatcacaaCTATCCTATTCGTGTGAAGTCAATAGGTTTACGGATTAGTGTTTTGTCTCAACTATCCCatgttgagatggacgcacatgatt
Coding sequences:
- the LOC120009357 gene encoding endo-1,4-beta-xylanase 1-like isoform X1, encoding MRKFTRCCFTGGASSTHRKQNRPQPQKSRETMENAQMNNAYDNFEIVNLSSLSSSMATNIVTNHDFSSGLHSWHPNGCDGFVVSADSECRKGVSEKSVGNYAVVTNRKECWQGLEQDITSRVSPGFTYSVSASVGVSGPLQGCSDVLATLKLENRDSAASYFFIGKTSVSKDKWEKLEGTFSLSTMPDRVVFYLEGPSPGVDLLIESVVVISSSPSELEGTSTKCVSAGDDNIIVNPKFDDGLNNWSGRGCKIVLHDSMADGKVVPQSGKVFAAATERTQSWNGIQQEITGRVQRKLAYEVSAVVRIFGNNITSADVRTTLWVQTPDLREQYIGIANLQATDKDWVQLQGKFLLNGSPSKVVLYIEGPPAGTDILVNSLVVKHAEKIPPSPPPSIENPAFGVNVISNSDLSDGTNGWFPLGNCTLSVGTGSPHILPPMARDSLGPHSPLSGRCVLVTKRTQTWMGPAQMITDKLKLFLTYQVSAWVRIGSGATGPQNVNVALGVDNQWVNGGQAEINDDRWHEIGGSFRIEKQPSKVMVYVQGPSPGVDLMVAGLQIFPVNREARFRHLRNETDKIRKRDVILKFSGGDSSSLLGTFVKVKQTQNSFPFGTCISRTNIDNEDFVDFLVKNFNWAVFGNELKWYWTEPQQGKLNYKDADEMLDLCKRYNIETRGHCIFWEVQGTVQSWIQALNKNDLTTAVQNRLTGLLTRYKGKFRHYDVNNEMLHGSFYQDHLGKDIRAYMFKTANQLDPSALLFVNDYHIEDGCDTRSSPEKYIEHVLDLQEQGAPVGGVGIQGHIDSPVGPIVSSSLDKLGILGLPIWFTELDVSSINEYVRGDDLEVMLREAFAHPAVEGVMLWGFWELFMSRESSHLVNAEGEVNEAGKRYLRLKQEWQTKAHGHVDENAEFSFRGFHGTYSVEIDTVSKKISKTFVVEKGDSPLVVSIAL
- the LOC120009357 gene encoding endo-1,4-beta-xylanase 1-like isoform X2 → MENAQMNNAYDNFEIVNLSSLSSSMATNIVTNHDFSSGLHSWHPNGCDGFVVSADSECRKGVSEKSVGNYAVVTNRKECWQGLEQDITSRVSPGFTYSVSASVGVSGPLQGCSDVLATLKLENRDSAASYFFIGKTSVSKDKWEKLEGTFSLSTMPDRVVFYLEGPSPGVDLLIESVVVISSSPSELEGTSTKCVSAGDDNIIVNPKFDDGLNNWSGRGCKIVLHDSMADGKVVPQSGKVFAAATERTQSWNGIQQEITGRVQRKLAYEVSAVVRIFGNNITSADVRTTLWVQTPDLREQYIGIANLQATDKDWVQLQGKFLLNGSPSKVVLYIEGPPAGTDILVNSLVVKHAEKIPPSPPPSIENPAFGVNVISNSDLSDGTNGWFPLGNCTLSVGTGSPHILPPMARDSLGPHSPLSGRCVLVTKRTQTWMGPAQMITDKLKLFLTYQVSAWVRIGSGATGPQNVNVALGVDNQWVNGGQAEINDDRWHEIGGSFRIEKQPSKVMVYVQGPSPGVDLMVAGLQIFPVNREARFRHLRNETDKIRKRDVILKFSGGDSSSLLGTFVKVKQTQNSFPFGTCISRTNIDNEDFVDFLVKNFNWAVFGNELKWYWTEPQQGKLNYKDADEMLDLCKRYNIETRGHCIFWEVQGTVQSWIQALNKNDLTTAVQNRLTGLLTRYKGKFRHYDVNNEMLHGSFYQDHLGKDIRAYMFKTANQLDPSALLFVNDYHIEDGCDTRSSPEKYIEHVLDLQEQGAPVGGVGIQGHIDSPVGPIVSSSLDKLGILGLPIWFTELDVSSINEYVRGDDLEVMLREAFAHPAVEGVMLWGFWELFMSRESSHLVNAEGEVNEAGKRYLRLKQEWQTKAHGHVDENAEFSFRGFHGTYSVEIDTVSKKISKTFVVEKGDSPLVVSIAL